DNA sequence from the Butyricimonas faecalis genome:
GTGGGTGCAGGGGATTCTTTCACTGCAGCATTTTGTGCTGCTATTTTGAAAGGGAAATCAATGGTTGAGGCTCATCGTTTGGCAGTCGAGGTTTCCGCTTTTGTTTGTGGTCAAGCAGGAGCAATGCCGAGGTTGCCCGAAAAGTTGAAAGGGATACTTTAATTTTTATTAGGTATCCGTACTCCAGATGTCAGATTCGGGAAAATATGTAACTTTACATACATAAATTCGAAAGATATGAAATACGAGTTGAATGATAAGCCGGGAATTTTGCCTATGTTGATGTACGGGTTGCAGTGGTGGATCGTCTCTCTGCCTTGCGTGGTAATTATGGGGATTATCGTGTCGCAACTTCATTACACGGATGTGTCCGAGCAGACATTTTATTTGCAAAAGTTGTTTGGAGTCATTGGAATAGCTATGATTGTACAAGTGCTATGGGGACATCGATTGCCGTTGATAATCGGGCCGGCATCAGTATTGTTGATTGGGATTCTGTCCACGGTGTCGTCGGGGATTTCTGCTGTTTACACAGGTATTATGGTCGGAGGTTTGATTTTGACCATCTTAGCATATAGTGGATTACTGGGGAGGTTGCAGTTCGTGTTTACGCCCCGCATTGTTACGGTGATCTTGATTTTGATTGCGTTCACGCTGACATCGGTGATTTTGAAACTGGTGTTGGGAGATGCGGTACGTGCCTTGTTTAATATGTTTTTCACGCTGGTGATGGTACTGGCTTTAGTGATCGGGAATAAATTGTTGCGGGGAATATGGAAGTCAACCACGGTGTTATGGGGAATAGTAGGGGGCGTGTTGGTGTATTACGGGGTGTTTGGTTTGCCGATGTTGCCTTCAACGGGAGTCGAGATAATACTGGAACAAGCGACTGTTTTAAACTTTCCGTTGAATTTTGAGGCGGGGACGATTTTGGCATTCTTGTTTTGTTATATAGCTTTGATTGTGAATGAGCTTGGTTCGATACAGGCCGTTGGACATATGTTACAAGCTGATCATATGGATCGGCGTACAACACGGGGAGTTGGGATTGTGGGAGTGGTGAACATGCTGTCCGGATTGTTCGGGGTGATTGGCCCGGTCGATTATTCCATGAGTCCGGGCGTGATTTCTGCTACAGGGTGTGCTTCTCGCTATACCTTATTACCTGCTGGGGTCGGATTGATTTTGTGTGCTTTTTTCCCTTCTGTTGTGGGGATGTTGGTGACGATACCAGGTGTGGTGATGGGGGCAATTTTGCTTTACTTGATGGCGACGCAATTGGCTGCTGGTTTACAGATGTTGGTAAGAGAGAAGGCGATCACGGATTTTGATAGCGGGGTAGTTGTGGGATTACCGTTGATGGTAGCCCTGTTGTTATCGTTTGCCCCGGAGAAGGTGTTGAATTTGATACCTTATTTGTTCAAGCCAATCGTGGGGAATGGTTTCGTGATGGGAGTGATTACCGTGTTGATCATGGAACACTTGATCTTTAAAAAGAAGTAACTTGTGACAGGAGAGTTTCGTATATAATTGAAAGACTAGGAATAAGATGAAATTAATTTATATATACCATAGTTGTTTTGCTTTGGTAGGAGAGAGTTTTACTGTAATCATTGATTATTATAAAGACTCGGCACTGCGGCCGTTGGTGGGTCTTGTACATGATGAGTTGCTCAAACGACCTGAAAAATTGTACGTGTTGTCTTCTCATTCTCATGCTGATCACTTTAACCCGGAGGTGCTGGAGTGGAGGGATATGCATCCGGATATTCAGTATGTTTTTTCAAAAGATATTCTTGAAAATGGGTTGGCTCGATTAAATGATGCTTGTTATTTATCACGAGGCGATATCTGGTCTGATGGGGTGTTGGAGGTAGAGGCCTTCGGATCAACGGATTTAGGTATTTCTTTCCTTTTGCGGCTGGATGGGAAATTGATCTTTCATGCCGGAGATTTGAATAATTGGCATTGGAAGGAGGAATCGACGGAAGGGGAGGTTCGTGAGGCGGAAAACGCTTATTTAGCGGAATTGGAACTACTTGCCCGGAGAACAAACCGGGTGGATCTTGTGATGTTTCCCGTTGATCCTCGGTTAGGGCAGGAGTACATGCTGGGAGCCAAGCAATTCGTGGATCATTTTCGTGTGGGGATGTTTGTCCCGATGCATTTCGATGAGGAGTATGCCCGTGCCAATGCTTTTCGAGAATATGCGGAAAGTCGGGGCGTGTGTTTCGTGGAATTGACTTATAGGGGAGAAGAATTTAAAATTTAGAATGGGTAAATTTTTTCAATCTAAAATCATAAATCAAAAATTAATATATGGAAGTAAAGGGTAGATTTGATCATTTCAATTTTAATGTACTTGATCTAGATAGGAGTATTCGCTTTTACGAGAAAGCGTTGGGATTAAAGGAAGTGCGTCGGATGGAAGCTCCGGATGGTTCTTTTATTTTAGTGTATATGGGAGAAGAGAAAACAGGTTTCTTGTTGGAATTAACTTGGTTGAGGGATCGTGAGGAGCCTTACGACTTGGGTGAAGGGGAGTTCCATCTATGTATGCGTGTTCCAGGAAACTATGATGCCGTCCGGGCCTATCACAAACAGATGGATTGCGTGTGCTACGAGAACACGGATATGGGACTTTATTTTATCAATGATCCGGATGGTTATTGGATAGAAATTTTACCGGAGCGAGAATAATGTTTTCGGGTGCGAGAGAATGTATAAAGGTGTTTATTTTTCGAAAATAAAGCTGTATTGCTATTTGTTTGCATGATTTATTAAATTAATTACTATCTTTAGTGAAATTTTAAATGTGCAAACTTATGGATAATGAATGCGTGTATTTTTATTGTGTGACTGGAGATTCAGGGCAAGTGGCCATTGAATTAAATAGAATGCTTGATTGTTCTATACATTCACAAGAATTTGATGGGTATTCTTGGAAATACGTGTTGAATGATCGAAGTGAGGTGAAGTGTCAATTGCTTGACAAAGAGCGTAAACCCGAGGAGGTGAGCAAACATGTGTCTGAATTAGTGTCTTATTTTGAGCGTGTCCCGACTCAAAAAGAGGAGGTGAAAAGTTCTTTGCTTTTTCAAATCAAGGTGTTTACCACAGTGTTGAAAGTTGAATATAAGCGTGGTGACAAGAGTCGAGAGGACATGATGTGTGATGTGTTATTCCATTTGGCGAATAAATTACAAGGACTTTTGCTTTTCTCGGACATGAGTTTTTACTCGGGGGAACGGGAATTAGTGTTTAATGACGAGGGAAAGAGCGACCTTGTCACGTATGCTCCTATGATTAACACGGATTTCTTTATGAAGAAATTTTTCATGACGGATGATAGCGAGAACAAAGAACGTCGGGTTCGTACAATGAAACGTTTGAAGGATGAGAAGGTGGCTTTTGAAAATCTGGAACCGATGGAAGTAGATTATAGGCGTTATGGGATTAGAATAGAAGAGAGCGTGATAGGTCGAATTATGGCCATTGTTTCAACCGGTTCTTATGCATTCTGTGCATTGAATTTCGGTGAGGAAGGTGTGGAAACGTGGTGGAAGCAGATTCACGATATGGAAGAAGATGGATTCGAGCCTCTTAAAAATTGTGTACAGGAGGAAAAGGATTATTTATTTTCGAAAAATAATAAAGAGAATGATCATCTGCGTTTTTTTTGGCAATTTGAGGAATGTAATGTTTTCATGTGGAGTCTGGGATTGATCGAGAATCTGTCATTCCCTTCCGAGCATTGCGAGGTGGTAAAAATGCTGGAAGTAATGGATTCGTTTTATGCGGCTTCGTCTAAAATTGATTGGGAAACTGGATTCCCTGATCGAAAGGGGCGAAGGGTAATCATGGATGAAGCTGATGTTACCTTGCATTATCTTTTGGCGTGTATAGAAGCTATGGATAAGAAAAAGAAAATGCCTCGAAATATTGATACCGATATTGCAATGCACCGAAATCATGCTTTTAATTGGTTGTTAGGAATTCAACCGGAGTGGGACGTGATTTGATGTATGGATAAACAACGAAATCCGAGTATGAAGTCTTTTTGACGGTAAGGGGAAATTGTTTTTTCTGTGAAGGGGGAAAGCGAGTATGAGACGTTCCGTTCAGTGGCAAGCGCTGATTTGTTGAACGTGGATCGCCCGGAAGCCGGGGATGTCGATCTGGCACGTCGGGAGCGTTCGATAGTTCGTTTGAAAGAGGTAGGAGTTCTTTATATGGAGCATTTACCTTGCGAGGTGATGGAAGCGAGGCTGTTATAAAGAACCCGGAGATGGTAGCTCGTCGGTCTGTGGCTTTGTATTCAGAGGTGTTGTTGTCGGAGAAGCAGGATCGGGAGAAGGTATTGGATTACGTGAACCAAGTGACGGAGGTTTATCATATTGAAGATGAATTTACCCCGATGGAGCGGGCGTATCTTGATAACCCGAAACCGGAACAACATGATTGTATCCAGTTTTTGTGGTGATACGAGTGTTGTGCCGTATTGTTGTGGGCATTAGGTGTTGTGCCGACCAAATTAAAATGGACAAGGGGACTACCCCTTCTTTTCGGGTAGATATTTCCAGAAACGGGAGGGAAGGTTTTGGCGATGTAGTTTCGGATTCGAGCGTTCTTTGATGGTAATGGCCTTGAAATAGGTCTGCCAGAGTTTTTGGAAAAGCTTTTCATCTTGATCCATGATGCTTTCGTCGAGGAAGCCGGAATGGAGGTGGCCTTCCTTTTGTTCGAAATGGACTTCGGTGATAGTGGACAGGTCATAATAGTAGCCATATTCCCGTTTGAGATCGTAGAGTAGCCATTTTTGATCGGCAAAACGGTCTTGCAGGTAGGGGGTCACAAGTGAGATTACGTTGTACAGGGGTTTTAGGGCAGCAAAATAAGTCCCGTCTGCCGCTTTTTGAAAACGGAGGAATTGTATGACTCGTAGTCGTTCGTTGTTGACTTTCTTCCAGACTTTGGAGAGTTCCAGCACATCGGGATCACCGAAGTTCAGTTCTATGGAGCGAGGTGCGTCAATAGCTTTGCGAATGTAGCGAAATAGTACGAGGTCTATTCCCGGGATATCAGATAACCAACAAGTTGTAAGACTGGCAAGAGCCGAGGCTGACAATTTTTTTTGAAGTCCTTTCCATACCCGATTACTTCTTTCTTCGTCAGTGATAATTGCGATAATTTCATCATAAAATAGAGGTGGTGTTTCTTCTGTTGCTAATAATATATCGGGGAATCTTTTCATGCTATAAGCGTCAAAAATCGCCGTTAACAGTCCTTCGAAAGTTTTGTCGTACCGGAATATAAGCATACTAATTTTAGATTTACGATTTTAGATTCCAACCGCACAAGTCTGTCCTCATTTAATAAACGAACGGGATGATTAGTTGGTTGTCATCGATTTTGGTTGCTTTTCTTTGTGTTAGAATACGTCTTACGTTCTCAGGTTTGAGCTCGTTGACAGTCCGGGTAGGGAGTTCGTGGCACGTGATAAAATATTGTGCCTTTTTCAGAACGACACCGATTTGTTTCAAGTGTGAAGTACCTAGACGGGAATAGCGACGAGCGGTGAGAATCATTTTGGCAGATTTCACACCCAAGCCGGGAACCCGTAACAGCATTTCATAGTCGGCCCGGTTGATGTCCACGGGGAAAACTTCTGGGTGGCGTAAAGCCCACGCCAGCTTGGGATCAATTTCTAAATCAAGATCAGGATAGGAATCATCCACGATCTCATCCACTTTGAAGTTGTAAAATCTGAGTAACCAATCGGCTTGGTACAATCGGTTTTCCCTCACAAGAGGCGGTTGTTTCAAGGCCGGTAGACGATTGTCGTACCCGTTAACGGGGACGAATCCTGAGTAATACACTCTTTTCATGCTTGGGCGTTTGTAAAGTGCGGAAGTGAGATGTAGAATGTCCTTGTCCGAATCGGAAGTTGCACCCACGATCATTTGCGTACTTTGTCCGGCGGGAACAAAGCGGGGAGCGTGACTGTATTTTTTCCGTTCCTCGGCACTTTGTAACATTCCTTGTTGAATGTAGCGCATGGGGGTGAACACACTTTGAAAGTCTTTCTCCGGAGCGAGAAGTTGTAAACTTTGTTCGTTGGGTATTTCGATATTTACACTCATACGATCCGCGTATAAACCAGCCTCGTTGACTAGTTCCTGACTGGCTCCGGGGATGCTTTTCAAGTGAATATATCCATTGAAGCAGTACACTTGCCGGAGGTCTTTCACTACTTTCACGAGGCGTTCCATGGTATAATCAGGATTGCGCACGACACCGGAACTGAGGAAAAGTCCTTCAATGTAGTTCCGGCGGTAGAATTCTATTGTCAGGTTCACAAGTTCCGTGACGGAGAACGTGGCTCTCGGCAGGTCGTTACTCCTGCGATTGATGCAATAGGCACAGTCGTATATGCAACTGTTTGTAAGCATGATTTTCAGCAGGGAGATACAGCGTCCGTCTTCTGCGAAGCTGTGACATATACCCCAACCTTCTGCACTGCCGATCTGTCCTTTTCTATGAGAGCGAGAGGTCCCACTAGATGCACAGGATACATCATATTTCGCTGATTCAGCGAGTATTTTTAGCTTGTTGAGCACTCTTTCATCCATGGTGAACAAGGGTTATGTCTTCTTCACAAAGATAGAAATAAAAAACAGAAGGTGGAGTATTTTGCTTCTCCTGTTAGGCTATCGTGATATTTTTATCCAGATAAACGTCTTGGATGGCATGTAGTAATTCAACTCCTTGATTCATTGGTTTCTGAAAAGCTTTTCGTCCGCTGATAAGTCCCATTCCACCGGCTCGTTTATTGATTACGGCTGTTATGACAGCCTCCTTTAAGTCGGATGCTCCTTTGGATTCTCCTCCGGAGTTGATCAGTCCAATGCGCCCCATGTAGCTGTTAGCCACTTGGTAACGGCAGAGATCTATCGGGTGGGAGGACGTGAGTTCGGTGTAAACTTTCTCGTTAGTTTTCCCGAATTTGAGTGCTGTGAATCCCCCGTTTACAGTTGGAAGTTTTTGTTTTACGATGTCGGCTTGGATGGTTGCTCCCAGATGATTGGCTTGGCCTGTCAAATCTGCAGCCGAGTGATAGTCTATTCCCTCTTTTTTGAAACTTCCGTTGCGAAGGTAACACCAGAGAATGGTTGCCATACCCAGTTCGTGAGCGCGGGCAAATGCTTCCGATACTTCCAGTATTTGCCTGCGACTTTCCGGTGAGCCGAAGTAAATTGTGGCACCTACTGCTGCGGCTCCCATGTTCCATGCCTCTTCCACCGTACCGTATAGTGTTTGGTCGTATTGAGTCGGGTAGGTCAGTAGTTCATTATGATTGATTTTCACTATAAATGGAATTCTGTGAGCGTATTTACGAGCCACAGCTCCGAGTACTCCGAATGTCGATGCCACGGCGTTACACCCGCCCTCGATAGCAAGTTTTATGATATTTTCCGGATCAAAATAGAGAGGGTTCGGGGCGAAAGACGCTCCTGCCGTATGTTCAACTCCTTGATCCACGGGAAGAATGGATACGTAGCCGGTATTTGCCAAACGACCGTGACTCAGGATGCTTTGCAGGCTGTTCAGCGTGCGGGTATTTCTATCAGATGACATCCAAATCTCGTCAATAGTATTGGGTGACGGGATGTGAAGTAACGATTTATCAATGGTTTTACAGGTGTGGTTCAATAGGAAATCACTTTGATCTCCCAGAATTTCGATTATTTTGTTTGTACTCATACTTAATGTGGTATTATATATTTAGTTTCATACGTGAATAGTTAGATTTTTGTTGTCTAAATTTTATGCGTGATTTCTTTGTCGGCCAAGGCTTGGAAGGGGAAATATTTTGAAAAGAATGTTCGTTTCCCGGAGAAGGTTATATTGGAGGAGAAAGTGGAAATGGTAGCAAGACTGGTCCCGATAAAGCAACAATTAGCCTGGCAACAGTTGGTAAGCGTGTATTCCCGAGAAATATACCTTGGGGAAGGGAGGTACGATAAACACGATTTTGTTGCAGGAAGATATTAGCTGGGGAGACTATTTGTGTCACGATTAATGACTGTCGTAAAGAGGCAAACATATTACGAGTGGGAGCGTTTCTGGCTCCTAAAATATAAACTTTTCTTTTTATTTTTCGTTTTAGCCATAGAGACTAAAAACAATATAAAATACAGGATCTATGGCAAAAAAAGTTGCAGAACAGTTGGTTGATATGCTGGTTGAGGTCGGCGTGAAAAGAATTTATGCCGTCACGGGCGATAGTTTGAATGAGATAAATGATGCCGTAAGGAAAAATGGTAAGATACAATGGGTTCACGTGCGCCACGAGGAAGTCGGAGCTTATGCGGCTGGGGCGGAGGCTCAATTACACGGGCAACTGGCTTGTTGTGCTGGAAGTAGTGGTCCGGGACACGTTCATTTGATTAACGGGCTATATGATGCGCATCGTTCGGGCGCCCCCGTGTTAGCGATTGCCTCCACGATGGCCACGAGTGAATTCGGGTCTCGTTATTTTCAGGAAACGGACACGATGAAGTTGTTCGAAGATTGTAGTTGTTATAACCAGGTGGCAACCACGCCTAGCCAGATGCCTCGTATGTTGCAGGCTGCCATGCAAGCGGCAATTTCTGGTTCGGGAGTAGCCGTGATCGGGGTTCCCGGGGACGTGACTGCTCGTGGGGTAGAGGAGATATTTTCTGCCGTTAAGACATTCCCGACACATCCTTCCATACGTCCCTCGGATGAAGAGTTGGATGCGTTGGCTGATTTATTGAATGGGAAGGAGAAGATAACCTTGTTTTGTGGAATCGGGGCCAAGGATGCCCACGCTGAAGTGGTGGAATTGTCCGGGTTGTTGAATTCTCCCGTGGCATATTCTTTTAAGAGTAAGATGGAAATTCAATATGATAATCCTAACGAGGTGGGAATGACTGGTTTGCTAGGGATGCCTTCCGGGTATGACAGTATGCACGAGGCAGAAGTGCTGGTGATGTTGGGAACGGATTTCCCATATGCAGCCTTTATGCCGGAAAACAACACGATCGTGCAGGTGGATATTAAGTCAGAACGTTTAGGCCGACGGGCCAAGGTGGCTATGGGGCTATGTGGAGACGTGAAGAGTACGTTACATGCACTGTTACCCCGTATCAAGCAAAAACAGACGGATGATTTTTTGCAGAAACAATTGAAAGGGTATGAACGGGTGAAGGAGAACTTGAATGCTTACGTGGAGGAAAAAGGACAAACAGACAAAATTCATCCGGAGTACGTGATGTCCGTCGTGGATCAATTGGCGTCGGAGGATGCGATTTTCACGGTTGATACGGGGATGACGTGTGTATGGGGAGCACGTTATCTGCACGGAACGGGAAAGAGAAAAATGTTAGGCTCTTTTAATCATGGTTCAATGGCAAATGCTATTCCGCAAGCGATCGGGGCCTCGCTGGCCTTTCCGGAGCGGCAAGTTTGGGCTTTGTGTGGGGACGGTGGAATCTCTATGTTACTGGGGGATCTTTCGACAATCGTACAGTATAAATTACCCGTGAAAATTATCGTGTTCAATAATCGTTCTTTGGGAATGGTGAAGCTGGAAATGGAAGTTGCCGGATTACCGGATTGGCAGACGGATATGGACAATCCGGATTTTGCGCTAGTGGCGAAAGCGATGGGAATGGAAGGATTCACGGTGAATGATCCGGAGAACGTGCAGGTCGTGCTGGAACAGGCGATGAATATTGACGGGCCGGTACTTGTAAACGTGATGACAGATCCGAACGCTTTGGCCATGCCGCCTAAAGTGGAGTGGAGCCAGATGATGGGGTTTGCCCAATCCATGTATAAATTGATGATAAACGGACGGACGCATGAGATACTGGATTCGATCAGTTCTAATTTTAGACATATGAAGGAGGTTTTATAAATGAGAAAGATCGTATCTTTGTGACGGAAATTAAAAGTAGTTATATGATAGATTTTAAACCGATTAGGATAGAGGATAAAGAGTTAGTAACGACTTATTTTTTGGCATGTGGAAACCGGGATTGCAATCTTTCGTTTGTAAACTTGTACACGTGGCAATTCTTGACCAATAGTCATTATGCTGTGGTTGATGACTGCCTTGTGGTTCGTTTTACTTTGGACGAGGAGAGTGTCGTGTACACGATGCCCGTGGGGACTGGAAATGTGAAAGATGTGATTGAGTTATTAAAGTTGCAGGCAAAGGCTGAAGGCCACGTGTTACGTGTGCACGGGGTTTTCCCGGAATTGGAAGAATGGTTCAACCGGGAGTTTCCTGGGTGTTTTGATTATCGGTTGGATCGGGATTATTTTGATTATATTTATTCCCGTCAGGAGTTGGCTGAATTGAAAGGAAAGAATTTTCAACCCA
Encoded proteins:
- a CDS encoding uracil-xanthine permease family protein, encoding MKYELNDKPGILPMLMYGLQWWIVSLPCVVIMGIIVSQLHYTDVSEQTFYLQKLFGVIGIAMIVQVLWGHRLPLIIGPASVLLIGILSTVSSGISAVYTGIMVGGLILTILAYSGLLGRLQFVFTPRIVTVILILIAFTLTSVILKLVLGDAVRALFNMFFTLVMVLALVIGNKLLRGIWKSTTVLWGIVGGVLVYYGVFGLPMLPSTGVEIILEQATVLNFPLNFEAGTILAFLFCYIALIVNELGSIQAVGHMLQADHMDRRTTRGVGIVGVVNMLSGLFGVIGPVDYSMSPGVISATGCASRYTLLPAGVGLILCAFFPSVVGMLVTIPGVVMGAILLYLMATQLAAGLQMLVREKAITDFDSGVVVGLPLMVALLLSFAPEKVLNLIPYLFKPIVGNGFVMGVITVLIMEHLIFKKK
- a CDS encoding MBL fold metallo-hydrolase, yielding MKLIYIYHSCFALVGESFTVIIDYYKDSALRPLVGLVHDELLKRPEKLYVLSSHSHADHFNPEVLEWRDMHPDIQYVFSKDILENGLARLNDACYLSRGDIWSDGVLEVEAFGSTDLGISFLLRLDGKLIFHAGDLNNWHWKEESTEGEVREAENAYLAELELLARRTNRVDLVMFPVDPRLGQEYMLGAKQFVDHFRVGMFVPMHFDEEYARANAFREYAESRGVCFVELTYRGEEFKI
- a CDS encoding VOC family protein, with the translated sequence MEVKGRFDHFNFNVLDLDRSIRFYEKALGLKEVRRMEAPDGSFILVYMGEEKTGFLLELTWLRDREEPYDLGEGEFHLCMRVPGNYDAVRAYHKQMDCVCYENTDMGLYFINDPDGYWIEILPERE
- a CDS encoding DUF4272 domain-containing protein, yielding MDNECVYFYCVTGDSGQVAIELNRMLDCSIHSQEFDGYSWKYVLNDRSEVKCQLLDKERKPEEVSKHVSELVSYFERVPTQKEEVKSSLLFQIKVFTTVLKVEYKRGDKSREDMMCDVLFHLANKLQGLLLFSDMSFYSGERELVFNDEGKSDLVTYAPMINTDFFMKKFFMTDDSENKERRVRTMKRLKDEKVAFENLEPMEVDYRRYGIRIEESVIGRIMAIVSTGSYAFCALNFGEEGVETWWKQIHDMEEDGFEPLKNCVQEEKDYLFSKNNKENDHLRFFWQFEECNVFMWSLGLIENLSFPSEHCEVVKMLEVMDSFYAASSKIDWETGFPDRKGRRVIMDEADVTLHYLLACIEAMDKKKKMPRNIDTDIAMHRNHAFNWLLGIQPEWDVI
- a CDS encoding DUF4272 domain-containing protein, whose product is MVARRSVALYSEVLLSEKQDREKVLDYVNQVTEVYHIEDEFTPMERAYLDNPKPEQHDCIQFLW
- a CDS encoding TIGR03915 family putative DNA repair protein, translated to MLIFRYDKTFEGLLTAIFDAYSMKRFPDILLATEETPPLFYDEIIAIITDEERSNRVWKGLQKKLSASALASLTTCWLSDIPGIDLVLFRYIRKAIDAPRSIELNFGDPDVLELSKVWKKVNNERLRVIQFLRFQKAADGTYFAALKPLYNVISLVTPYLQDRFADQKWLLYDLKREYGYYYDLSTITEVHFEQKEGHLHSGFLDESIMDQDEKLFQKLWQTYFKAITIKERSNPKLHRQNLPSRFWKYLPEKKG
- a CDS encoding putative DNA modification/repair radical SAM protein; this encodes MDERVLNKLKILAESAKYDVSCASSGTSRSHRKGQIGSAEGWGICHSFAEDGRCISLLKIMLTNSCIYDCAYCINRRSNDLPRATFSVTELVNLTIEFYRRNYIEGLFLSSGVVRNPDYTMERLVKVVKDLRQVYCFNGYIHLKSIPGASQELVNEAGLYADRMSVNIEIPNEQSLQLLAPEKDFQSVFTPMRYIQQGMLQSAEERKKYSHAPRFVPAGQSTQMIVGATSDSDKDILHLTSALYKRPSMKRVYYSGFVPVNGYDNRLPALKQPPLVRENRLYQADWLLRFYNFKVDEIVDDSYPDLDLEIDPKLAWALRHPEVFPVDINRADYEMLLRVPGLGVKSAKMILTARRYSRLGTSHLKQIGVVLKKAQYFITCHELPTRTVNELKPENVRRILTQRKATKIDDNQLIIPFVY
- a CDS encoding class I fructose-bisphosphate aldolase, which produces MSTNKIIEILGDQSDFLLNHTCKTIDKSLLHIPSPNTIDEIWMSSDRNTRTLNSLQSILSHGRLANTGYVSILPVDQGVEHTAGASFAPNPLYFDPENIIKLAIEGGCNAVASTFGVLGAVARKYAHRIPFIVKINHNELLTYPTQYDQTLYGTVEEAWNMGAAAVGATIYFGSPESRRQILEVSEAFARAHELGMATILWCYLRNGSFKKEGIDYHSAADLTGQANHLGATIQADIVKQKLPTVNGGFTALKFGKTNEKVYTELTSSHPIDLCRYQVANSYMGRIGLINSGGESKGASDLKEAVITAVINKRAGGMGLISGRKAFQKPMNQGVELLHAIQDVYLDKNITIA
- a CDS encoding thiamine pyrophosphate-dependent enzyme, coding for MAKKVAEQLVDMLVEVGVKRIYAVTGDSLNEINDAVRKNGKIQWVHVRHEEVGAYAAGAEAQLHGQLACCAGSSGPGHVHLINGLYDAHRSGAPVLAIASTMATSEFGSRYFQETDTMKLFEDCSCYNQVATTPSQMPRMLQAAMQAAISGSGVAVIGVPGDVTARGVEEIFSAVKTFPTHPSIRPSDEELDALADLLNGKEKITLFCGIGAKDAHAEVVELSGLLNSPVAYSFKSKMEIQYDNPNEVGMTGLLGMPSGYDSMHEAEVLVMLGTDFPYAAFMPENNTIVQVDIKSERLGRRAKVAMGLCGDVKSTLHALLPRIKQKQTDDFLQKQLKGYERVKENLNAYVEEKGQTDKIHPEYVMSVVDQLASEDAIFTVDTGMTCVWGARYLHGTGKRKMLGSFNHGSMANAIPQAIGASLAFPERQVWALCGDGGISMLLGDLSTIVQYKLPVKIIVFNNRSLGMVKLEMEVAGLPDWQTDMDNPDFALVAKAMGMEGFTVNDPENVQVVLEQAMNIDGPVLVNVMTDPNALAMPPKVEWSQMMGFAQSMYKLMINGRTHEILDSISSNFRHMKEVL